A single region of the Neomonachus schauinslandi chromosome 3, ASM220157v2, whole genome shotgun sequence genome encodes:
- the CXCR4 gene encoding C-X-C chemokine receptor type 4 isoform X1 → MDGFRIYPSDNYTEDDLGSGDYDSMKEPCFREENAHFNRIFLPTVYSIIFLTGIVGNGLVILVMGYQKKLRSMTDKYRLHLSVADLLFVLTLPFWAVDAVANWYFGKFLCKAVHVIYTVNLYSSVLILAFISLDRYLAIVHATNSQRPRKLLAEKVVYVGVWIPALLLTIPDFIFANVREADGRYICDRFYPNDSWLVVFQFQHIMVGLILPGIVILSCYCIIISKLSHSKGYQKRKALKTTVILILAFFACWLPYYIGISIDSFILLEIIKQGCEFESTVHKWISITEALAFFHCCLNPILYAFLGAKFKTSAQHALTSVSRGSSLKILSKGKRGGHSSVSTESESSSFHSS, encoded by the exons ATGGACGGGTTCCGT ATATACCCTTCAGATAACTACACAGAAGATGACTTGGGCTCAGGCGACTATGACTCCATGAAGGAACCCTGCTTCCGGGAGGAAAATGCCCATTTCAACCGTATCTTTCTGCCCACGGTCTACTCCATCATATTCTTGACTGGCATAGTGGGCAATGGATTGGTCATCCTGGTGATGGGTTACCAGAAGAAACTGAGAAGCATGACAGACAAGTATAGACTGCACCTGTCTGTGGCAGATCTCCTCTTTGTCCTCACGCTTCCCTTCTGGGCAGTTGATGCTGTGGCGAATTGGTACTTCGGAAAGTTCCTGTGCAAGGCAGTGCATGTCATCTATACAGTCAACCTCTATAGCAGTGTTCTCATCCTGGCCTTCATCAGTCTGGACCGGTACTTGGCTATTGTCCATGCCACCAACAGTCAGAGGCCAAGGAAGCTGTTGGCTGAAAAGGTGGTCTATGTTGGCGTCTGGATACCTGCTCTCCTGTTGACCATTCCTGATTTCATCTTTGCCAATGTCAGGGAGGCAGATGGGAGGTATATCTGTGACCGCTTCTATCCCAACGACTCGTGGTTGGTGGTGTTCCAGTTTCAGCACATCATGGTTGGCCTTATCCTGCCAGGCATCGTCATCCTGTCCTGCTACTGCATTATCATCTCCAAGCTGTCCCACTCTAAGGGCTACCAGAAGCGCAAGGCCCTCAAGACCACAGTTATCCTCATCCTGGCTTTTTTTGCCTGCTGGCTGCCCTACTACATTGGGATCAGCATTGATTCCTTCATCCTCCTGGAAATCATCAAGCAAGGATGTGAGTTTGAGAGCACTGTGCACAAGTGGATTTCCATCACTGAGGCCCTAGCCTTTTTCCACTGTTGCCTGAACCCCATCCTCTATGCCTTCCTTGGAGCCAAATTTAAAACCTCTGCCCAGCATGCACTCACCTCTGTGAGCAGAGGGTCCAGCCTCAAGATCCTTTCCAAAGGGAAGCGGGGAGGACATTCTTCTGTTTCAACCGAGTCCGAGTCTTCAAGTTTTCACTCCAGCTAA
- the CXCR4 gene encoding C-X-C chemokine receptor type 4 isoform X2 — protein sequence MDGFRVNPSDNYTEDDLGSGDYDSMKEPCFREENAHFNRIFLPTVYSIIFLTGIVGNGLVILVMGYQKKLRSMTDKYRLHLSVADLLFVLTLPFWAVDAVANWYFGKFLCKAVHVIYTVNLYSSVLILAFISLDRYLAIVHATNSQRPRKLLAEKVVYVGVWIPALLLTIPDFIFANVREADGRYICDRFYPNDSWLVVFQFQHIMVGLILPGIVILSCYCIIISKLSHSKGYQKRKALKTTVILILAFFACWLPYYIGISIDSFILLEIIKQGCEFESTVHKWISITEALAFFHCCLNPILYAFLGAKFKTSAQHALTSVSRGSSLKILSKGKRGGHSSVSTESESSSFHSS from the exons ATGGACGGGTTCCGTGTAA ACCCTTCAGATAACTACACAGAAGATGACTTGGGCTCAGGCGACTATGACTCCATGAAGGAACCCTGCTTCCGGGAGGAAAATGCCCATTTCAACCGTATCTTTCTGCCCACGGTCTACTCCATCATATTCTTGACTGGCATAGTGGGCAATGGATTGGTCATCCTGGTGATGGGTTACCAGAAGAAACTGAGAAGCATGACAGACAAGTATAGACTGCACCTGTCTGTGGCAGATCTCCTCTTTGTCCTCACGCTTCCCTTCTGGGCAGTTGATGCTGTGGCGAATTGGTACTTCGGAAAGTTCCTGTGCAAGGCAGTGCATGTCATCTATACAGTCAACCTCTATAGCAGTGTTCTCATCCTGGCCTTCATCAGTCTGGACCGGTACTTGGCTATTGTCCATGCCACCAACAGTCAGAGGCCAAGGAAGCTGTTGGCTGAAAAGGTGGTCTATGTTGGCGTCTGGATACCTGCTCTCCTGTTGACCATTCCTGATTTCATCTTTGCCAATGTCAGGGAGGCAGATGGGAGGTATATCTGTGACCGCTTCTATCCCAACGACTCGTGGTTGGTGGTGTTCCAGTTTCAGCACATCATGGTTGGCCTTATCCTGCCAGGCATCGTCATCCTGTCCTGCTACTGCATTATCATCTCCAAGCTGTCCCACTCTAAGGGCTACCAGAAGCGCAAGGCCCTCAAGACCACAGTTATCCTCATCCTGGCTTTTTTTGCCTGCTGGCTGCCCTACTACATTGGGATCAGCATTGATTCCTTCATCCTCCTGGAAATCATCAAGCAAGGATGTGAGTTTGAGAGCACTGTGCACAAGTGGATTTCCATCACTGAGGCCCTAGCCTTTTTCCACTGTTGCCTGAACCCCATCCTCTATGCCTTCCTTGGAGCCAAATTTAAAACCTCTGCCCAGCATGCACTCACCTCTGTGAGCAGAGGGTCCAGCCTCAAGATCCTTTCCAAAGGGAAGCGGGGAGGACATTCTTCTGTTTCAACCGAGTCCGAGTCTTCAAGTTTTCACTCCAGCTAA